The segment TGCTGCGTTTGACCGGGGACGCCAAGGCGATTCAAAACCCCGGGCTTGAGGCGATTCGCAAGGATCCCCAGCAGATCATCAGCCGGTACGGTTATGACGCTGGCCCCCCGGAAAGCCTGCAGGTGGATTTCGATCCGGTGAGCACTGACCGGGCGTTGCGCCAGGCCGGTTTGTCGATGTGGGGCAGTAATCGTCCTGCCTTGCTCGGCTGGTGGCTGAACGATTCGGTGGATGGTTCAAGCCTGGTGGGGGACGGTCAATCCGTGGCAGAGCCCCTGCGCCGTGCCGCGCAGCACCGTGGGTTGCCATTGCGTTTGCCGCTGGCAGACCTGGGCGAACAGTTGGTAGGTACGGCTGAAAACCTTGAGGGCAGCAATCCTGCTCCTTTGAAGGATGCTTCCGAGCGTTACGGCGCCGATGCCTTGCTGGCCGTACATGCCCGTGAAGAGGATGGGCAGTGGAGCGCCAAGTGGCGGTTGTGGGTTGGCGATCAGCAGGAGCAGGGCAGTGCTCAGGCACCGGATCAGGCGGCGCTGGCCGATGCCGTGATGCTTGCGGTGAGCCAGCGTCTGGCGCCGCGTTATACGGTCAAGCCCGGTGTCTCGACGGAGCAGTTGCTTGAAGTGCAGGGCATGACGCTACCGCGCTATGCGCAACTGTGGCATTTGCTCGAACCTTTCGGCGCGCAACTAAAGAGCGTTGACGGTGATCGTAGTGTGTATCAGGTCAATGGCAGCGCCGAGCAGCTGCGCTCGCAACTCGGGTTGGCGCAACTGCAGGAAGTACCGGCAGAACAGGCACCCGCAGTGACAAGTGCAGGCCAGGCGCCCGGTGTTGCTTCAGCGCCGGCGGCTCAGCTTCGGTTTCGCTGGTAGGTTGTTGTCTTCTTTATATAGGGATGGGCTGGCTCATGGCTGATTCGCGACGGTGGGTGTGGTGGGGCGTAGGGCTGGGGTTCGCCCTGTTTGTGTATTTTCTGCATCCGATACTCACGCCTTTTCTGGTCGCAATCGTCCTGGCCTATATGTTCGACCCTGTGGTTGATCGGTTGGAAAGAGCCGGGCTTTCAAGAACCTGGGGTACGGTCGCGGTCTTCGGGCTGTTAACTGTCATTATGATGACGCTGCTCCTGGTGTTGGTGCCGTTGCTGGCCAAACAGCTGTTGAAGCTTTATCAGTTGGCACCGCTGGTGCTTGACTGGTTGCAGCACACGGCCATGCCGTGGGTGCAGGCCAAGCTCGGCTTGAGTGACAGCTTCTGGAAGTTTGACAAGATCAAGGCGGCAATCACCGAGCACATGGGGCAGGCCACTGACATTGTCGGTATCGTCCTGTCCCAGGCAACGGCATCCAGCCTGGCCCTGATCGGCTTTCTGGCCAATCTGGTGCTGATTCCCGTAGTGGCGTT is part of the Pseudomonas sp. ML2-2023-3 genome and harbors:
- a CDS encoding DUF2066 domain-containing protein, encoding MRLSQFLAVGCLSFFSLASHAEILTGLYQVREPVASQSPDERTQATQKALETLVLRLTGDAKAIQNPGLEAIRKDPQQIISRYGYDAGPPESLQVDFDPVSTDRALRQAGLSMWGSNRPALLGWWLNDSVDGSSLVGDGQSVAEPLRRAAQHRGLPLRLPLADLGEQLVGTAENLEGSNPAPLKDASERYGADALLAVHAREEDGQWSAKWRLWVGDQQEQGSAQAPDQAALADAVMLAVSQRLAPRYTVKPGVSTEQLLEVQGMTLPRYAQLWHLLEPFGAQLKSVDGDRSVYQVNGSAEQLRSQLGLAQLQEVPAEQAPAVTSAGQAPGVASAPAAQLRFRW